From Methylomonas sp. EFPC3, a single genomic window includes:
- a CDS encoding Nif11-like leader peptide family natural product precursor, producing the protein MSVKVIKEFSEKAKADEALKEKLKACLKIKELILLGKEYGFEIDEVSLYPPNEPQFVEEQLSERLVKALLRA; encoded by the coding sequence ATGTCAGTAAAGGTTATCAAAGAATTTTCCGAGAAAGCCAAAGCCGATGAGGCTTTGAAAGAAAAGCTCAAAGCTTGCTTGAAAATCAAAGAGTTGATTTTACTGGGCAAGGAATACGGTTTTGAGATTGATGAGGTCTCGTTATATCCGCCAAATGAACCGCAATTCGTTGAGGAACAGCTGTCGGAGAGACTGGTCAAGGCCTTGCTCAGGGCTTAA
- a CDS encoding flavin reductase family protein, which translates to MSVEAKQFKNALKLWASGVTVVTTLSRENQPKGMTATAFSSVSLEPPQILVCLNQATDTGAALLESRRFAVNILGESQEDVSNQFAGSTTQEQRFAAVPWQAGENGAPVLDEALAALECRVVQQIQAGSHWVVIGEVDRVVCRDGDPLLYYHSAYRRVAATD; encoded by the coding sequence ATGAGTGTCGAAGCCAAACAATTCAAAAATGCGCTGAAATTATGGGCCAGCGGCGTCACGGTGGTGACCACTCTGAGCCGGGAAAACCAGCCTAAGGGCATGACCGCGACCGCCTTCAGCAGCGTATCGCTGGAGCCGCCGCAAATTCTGGTGTGCCTGAATCAGGCGACCGATACCGGCGCTGCGCTGTTGGAGAGTCGCCGCTTTGCGGTCAATATCCTCGGCGAAAGCCAGGAAGACGTCTCCAACCAGTTTGCCGGCAGTACCACGCAGGAGCAGCGGTTTGCTGCCGTACCCTGGCAAGCCGGAGAAAACGGTGCGCCGGTCTTGGACGAAGCACTGGCGGCTTTGGAATGTCGGGTGGTGCAGCAAATCCAGGCCGGAAGCCATTGGGTGGTGATCGGCGAAGTGGACCGCGTTGTCTGCCGCGATGGTGATCCGTTGCTTTACTACCATTCCGCGTATCGGCGGGTGGCTGCGACCGACTAA
- the folP gene encoding dihydropteroate synthase: protein MFNPTARPQLMGILNVTPDSFSDGGKFTGVAAAVSQAEKMIAEGADIIDVGGESTRPGSDPVTAEEQIRRVVPAIRAIRQLDPTLRISIDTMSSQVAAAARDAGADIINDVSAGQGDSDMLAFAARSGMPIILMHMQGEPKTMQENPCYENVVEEVAAALQQRIDAALNAGIAAQNIAIDPGIGFGKRKQDNLQLLAHLQRFVAMGYPVLLGASRKRFMGNICNVEQPAELVTATAVTTALGVMAGVRMFRVHDVKANRQAIDVAWAIKTAQ, encoded by the coding sequence ATGTTCAATCCCACCGCCAGGCCCCAGTTGATGGGGATACTCAATGTGACTCCGGATAGTTTTTCCGACGGCGGCAAGTTTACCGGTGTGGCGGCAGCCGTGAGCCAAGCCGAGAAAATGATCGCCGAGGGTGCCGACATCATTGACGTCGGCGGCGAGTCGACCCGGCCCGGCTCCGATCCGGTCACCGCGGAAGAGCAAATTCGCCGGGTAGTACCGGCTATTCGTGCAATTCGCCAACTCGATCCGACGCTCAGAATCAGCATCGATACCATGTCCAGCCAAGTGGCGGCGGCCGCTCGCGATGCCGGCGCCGATATCATCAACGACGTATCGGCCGGGCAGGGCGATAGTGATATGTTGGCTTTCGCCGCCCGCAGCGGCATGCCCATCATTCTGATGCACATGCAAGGCGAGCCGAAAACCATGCAGGAGAACCCCTGCTACGAGAATGTCGTCGAGGAGGTGGCGGCAGCCTTGCAACAACGCATCGATGCGGCTTTGAATGCCGGGATTGCGGCGCAGAATATCGCCATCGATCCCGGTATCGGTTTCGGCAAGCGTAAGCAGGATAATTTGCAGCTATTGGCGCATCTGCAGCGGTTTGTTGCGATGGGGTATCCGGTGCTGTTGGGCGCCAGCCGCAAGCGCTTTATGGGCAATATCTGCAATGTCGAACAACCCGCCGAGCTAGTCACCGCTACGGCGGTAACCACGGCCCTGGGCGTGATGGCCGGCGTGCGGATGTTTAGAGTGCACGACGTCAAAGCCAATCGCCAGGCCATCGATGTGGCCTGGGCGATCAAAACGGCGCAGTGA